CCTGGCCTCGCGCCGCACGCCCCACCTCGCGCCGGCCGACGTGAAGCTGCTGGAAAAAATCGGCTCGCTCATCGCCGTGGCCGTGGCCAACACGCTGGCGTTTGAGGAAGTGGCCCGCCGGGAGCAGGAGCGCACCCTGCAGCTCAACATCACCAACGCCCTGCTCAGCATCAAGCAGCGCGAGCCGCTGTTTCGGGCCGTGGCCGAGGCGCTGAGCCGGGCGGTGCAGTTCGACTATTTCGGCATTCGGGTGCAGCGGGCGGGCCGGCAGGAGCCGTTTGAGGGGTTTGCGGAGTTTGCGCGCACCGGCGAAGGCCCCGAGGCGCAGCTCCAGGCCCTCGACCCCAACCGCCAGCACGGCCTCAATCAGCTCGACACCGCCACCATGTACCAACAGCTCAACGGCTTGCTGCAAACCCCGGGCCTGTACGCGGCCGACGATTTTCGGGCGCAGGCCCAGCGTTTTCCGCTGCTGCGCCGGGTGTACGAGGAATACGGCACGCGGGCTATGCTTATTGTGCCCATCTGGCAGCGGGCCGATGGCGTGGCCGTGCTCATCCTGGCTTCGCCCAACCCGGCCGCTTTTCAGCCCGAAGACCTGGCCACCGTGCTGGCCCTGGCCCCCCAGATTGCGCTGGCGCTGGAAAACCTGTTCGCCTTCGAGCAGATTGAGGAGCTGAAGGCGCAGGTGGAGCAGGAGCGGACCTATTTGGTCGACGAAATCAACACCTCGGCGCGCTTCGGGGCCGACTCGGGCGCCTTCGTGGGCAACGGGCCGGCCCTGCAACTGGTGCAGCGCCGCATCAGCATGGTAGCGCCCACCGATACCACGGTGCTGATATCGGGTGAAACCGGCACTGGCAAGGAGCTGGTGGCCCGCGAGCTGCACAACGCCTCGCCCCGCCACGGCCGCGCCCTTATCAAGCTTAATTGCGCGGCGCTGCCCGCGCAGCTGATTGAAAGCGAACTGTTTGGCCACGAAAAAGGGGCTTTCACCGGCGCGGTGGAGCGGCGCATCGGCAAGTTTGAGCTGGCCAACGGCGGCTCGATTTTCCTCGACGAAATAGGCGAGTTGCCCCTCGACCTGCAGGCCAAGCTGCTGCGCGTGCTGCAGGAAAAGGAATTTGAGCGGCTGGGCGGCACCAAGGTGCTGCACTCCGACGCCCGCGTGATAGCCGCCACCAACCGCGTGCTGGCCGACGAAGTGGCCGCCGGCCGCTTCCGGGCCGATTTGTACTACCGCCTCAACGTGTTTCCCATCGAGCTGGCGCCCCTGCGCGAGCGCCGCGAAGACATCGAGCCGCTGCTGCGCCACTTCATTCAGCGCCTGAGCAAGCGACTGGGCAAGCCTCTGCGCCAGGTGCGCCCCGCCGACCTGGCCGCCCTGCAGGCCTACTCCTGGCCCGGCAACATCCGTGAGCTGGAGCACGTGCTGGAGCAGGCCATCATCGTGAGCCAGGGGCCGTTTCTGGAGTTTGCGGGCTTTGCGGCCGCGCCGCTGGTACTGGCCGCCGGCGCCGCGCCGGCGGCCGCCAGCTTTGCGCCCCTCAAAACGCTGAAGGAACAGGAGCGCGACCACATTCTGGCCGCGCTGCAGCGCACCGGCGGGCGGGTGAGCGGCGCCCAGGGCGCTGCCCTGCTGCTCGACATCAACCCCAAAACGCTGGAAGCCCGCATGAAAAAGCTGGGCATCCGGCGCATGGTGGGCGTAGATGCATAAGCAGCGCTACTTCCAGGCCTTGAGGAGGCGGCGCACCAGAATGATTTCGCCGGTGTGGTAGGCTGCGTGGTCGGCGATGAGAAAGGCTTCGCGCAGAATGGTTTGACCGGTGCCGTGGGGCAGGGGCGCCAGTAGGTTGGTGCCCGGCGCGTGCAGCAGGTGCAGAAAGCGCTGCCGGTCCTGCCGAATGCTGTCCAGGGTTTCCTGCCACTGTTCTTCGTCGGCGGTGGCATCGGGGGCGGGCCAGTAGCCCTCCGGCCATTTGGGCGACTCGTGCTCGGGCTCAAGGCAGAACTCGACGATGTCCCACTGCGCGATGCGCACGTGCTCAGCTAACTGCCAGATGGTGTAGGGCACCTCCGGCACGCGCTGGTTCCAGATTTTGGGCGTCAGGTCGGCACAGGCTTCCTCGAAGGTGGCGTGGGCGTTGCCCTTGGTGAGCAGATTGGTTAGCTCGGCCACCACGCCCTTCTGGTTGGGCCGGTCCATGGGCGGAATGCTGTTTGGTATCATATAGAGAGTAGGGGCGCCAATCAGGAGGCGGTGCCCGTGCGGGGCATGGCACGATGCGCGGCCGCTTTGCGCGGCGGTCGGGAGTTCAGCGCACCGGTGGAGTACAGCGCCGCGCCCATCAGCACGGGCTGAAAAAACAGCCGGGCCAGCCGCTTGGCGTCGGTATCGAGGCCGAAGGCGGAAATGCGCTCGGTGTACTGGTGCACATTGCCGGGAAACACCGCCGCGTAGAAAGCGGCAAGCCCGATGCCCATGCGCCGGCGGTTTTTGCCTTTCAGCAACAGCAGCGCCAGTCCTAAGCCGATTTCCACCACGCCCGAGGCCAGCACGGTCGTGTCCTTATCGCCCGGCACAAAATCCGGCACCTGCGCCTGAAAATCGCGCCGCGCAAAGGTGAGGTGGCCGGTGCCGGCAAAAACCATAAACGTGCCCAGCACACCGCGGGCCACGTTTTGTAGGGTGGAAGTATGATAGGGCTGTGGCATGGCATGTTCGCGGGTTAGTCAGACGCTATGCTATACGGCTATCGACCAATCCGAGGGGATAGTTGTTTGCCATCACACCTGCCTTGAGCAAAACAGGAGCTGATTTCAAGGCACTACAACATCTATGGAAGGACAAAAGGTTGATGCTAACTAGCGTGGCAAACAAGGAGAGCAGCCTTTTTACCATTCATCTGGTCTTGACTGCATTCACGTTTTTAATAGCATCACACGATGAAATACAGTCAACTGATTGCGGCCACTTTTCTCGGGGCTATGCTTTGTGCTTGTTCAAAGGACAAATCGGCCCCCGCCTTAAAAACAGCGGTGCTCGACGACACCACTTGGCGCATGACCGGCTATACCATGGATTTCGGGCCCTTGAACGGCCCCATTACCGGCACAAATAACTTTTTCCTGTCGTTCAACAACAATCCCTCTGCGCCCTGCCTGGGGCTCAACACGCTCACCTTCACTTCGGCCGGCAAAGTCATCTGGAAGCAGGATGCGCGCGGCTGCTCGGTGAGAAGCAACTTTGTGAGTTCCGATTGGGGAACGTGGCAGGTGAACAGCGCCCACACAGAGCTCACCGTCAGCAGCTCGTGGGGTGGAGCCGGCCGGAGCGTCGTGCCTGTGATGGAAGCTGTGCAGGGGGCGTACGAGTACACGCTTACCAACACTACTCTGACCCTCAGTGCCAGATATGTTTACGGACAAAATCGAGATTCCCTGCGAGTAGACAAGGCGGTGTTCGCCCTGCAATAGTTCGCCATACCAGACAAGAAAAAGCCCTGCCTGATACGCATTAGTACCAGGCAGGGCTTTTTTGTAAGGCACAATTCATTGTGGACCTAGTGCGCCTGCAGCCAGTTGTTGCCGGTGCCTACTTCCACTTCCAGCGGCACGCCGTGGGGCAGGAGCAGCGCTGTGGTCATCAGCTCCTTGATTTTGGGCGTGATGTAGTCCACCTCTGATTTCACGGCGTCGAACACCAATTCGTCGTGCACCTGCAGAATCATGCGGGTTTTGAGCTTCTCCTCGCGCAGCCAGTGGTAAATGTTAATCATGGCCATCTTGATGATGTCGGCGGCCGTGCCCTGGATGGGGGCGTTGATGGCGTTGCGCTCGGTGTAGCCGCGTAGCGTGGCGTTGCGCGAGTTGATGTCGCGCAGGTAGCGGCGGCGCTTGAGCAGCGTTTCGGCGTATTCCAGCTCGCGGGCGCGGTTGATGCTGTCGTCCATGAACTGCTTCACCGACGGGAATTCCTGGAAATAGGTCTCGATGATGTCTGTCGCTTCCTTGCGGCTGATGCCGATGCGCTGGGCCAGCCCGAAGGCCGAGATGCCGTAGATGATGCCGAAGTTGACGGTTTTGGCCTTGCGGCGCATCTCGGCGTCCACTGCTTCAATGGGCACTTTGAACACCTTGCTGGCCGTGCTGGTGTGCACGTCGAGGCCCTGGCGGAAGGCCTCAATCATGGTTTTGTCGCCCGAGAAGTCGGCCATGATGCGCAGCTCCACCTGCGAGTAGTCGGCCGCCAGCAGCACGTGGTTTTCGTCGCGCGGTACGAAGGCTTTGCGGATTTCACGGCCCTTCTCCGTGCGGATGGGGATGTTCTGTAGGTTGGGGTTGGTGCTGCTCAGGCGGCCGGTGGCGGCTACGGCCTGGTTGAAGTTGGTGTGCACGCGGCCGTCGTCTTTGTTCACCAGCTGGGGCAGGGCCTCCACGTAGGTGCTGCGCAGCTTGGTGAGCTGGCGGTATTCGAGGATGAGGGCAGCAATGGGGTTGTCGGCCGCGAGCTGGCTCAGGATTTCCTCGCCGGTGGCGTACTGGCCGGTTTTGGTTTTCTTGATTTTGCCCTTGCCAATGTCCATCTTGTCGAACAGCACCTCGCCCAGCTGCTTCGGCGAGCCAATGTTGAACTCCTGCCCGGCTTCGCGGAAAATCTGGCCTTCCAGCTCGGTGATGTAGCCCTGTAGCTCGGCCGAATACTCGTTCATGGCGCCCGAGTCGATGCGCACCCCCTCGTACTCGATGCTGCTGAGCACGGGCACCAGCGGGTTTTCCACGTCGTTGAGCAAGCCCAGCAGGCCCAGGTCCTTCAGCATGGGCTCGAAGACGTGCTTGAGCTGCAGGGTCACGTCGGCGTCTTCGCAGGCGTAGTCTTTCACCTGGGCGGGCGGCACGTCGGCCATGGTAATCTGCTTTTTGCCCTTGGGGCCGATGAGCTCGATGATGCTCACCGGCGTGTAGTGCAGGTAGGTTTCGGCCAGCACGTCCATGTTGTGGCGCATGTCGGGCTCGATGAGGTAGTGGGCCAGCATGGTGTCGAACAGCGGCCCGCTCACTTCCACGCCGTAGTGTCGCAGAATGGTGAGGTCGTACTTCACGTTCTGCCCGATTTTCAGGATGTTCTCGGCATCGAAAAAGGGACAGAACTCTTCCACAATGGCCTGCACCGCGGCGGGGTCTTCGGTGGGCACGGGCACGTAGTAAGCCTCGCCCGGCAGCCAGCAGAAGCTCAGGCCCACCAGCCGCGCCGTCATGATATCCAGCCCAGTGGTTTCGGTGTCGAAGCTGACTTCGGTTTGCTGCAACAGGAAGCTGAGCAGCGACTGCCGCAGCTCCGGCGTGTCAATTAAATGGTAGTTATAGGGCACGTCTTCCAGCCGTTTGCGCGGGCCGGCGGGGGCGCCGTGGCGGCCGGTTTCGCCTTCCTCGGCGCCAATGGCCACGGCTTCGTCGCCGGGGTTGCCGAAGAGCGAGGCTTGGCCGGCGGCGGCGCGCGGCTGGCGGGTGGGCTTGGAGCCGGGCGCGGCCACGCGGGCCGGCGTGCGCTCGGGGCCGCCGCCACCGAGGATGCGGGCGGCCAACTGGCGGAATTCTAGCTCGTCGAACAGCTCGCGCAGGGTGGCTTCGTCGGGCGCGTCGAGCACCAGCTTGTCGGGCTCGAAATCAAGCGGCACGTTCACGTGGATGGTGGCCAGCTCTTTGCTCATCAGGCCCTGCTCGGCGAAGTTGCGCACGTTTTCCTGCTGCTTGCCCTTGAGCTGGTCGGAGTTGGCAATCAGGTTCTCCACCGAGCCAAACTGCTTAATCAGCGCCTTGGCCGTCTTCTCGCCGATACCGGGAATACCGGGAATATTGTCCGAGGCGTCGCCTTGCAGGCCCAGAATGTCAATGACTTGCTCCACGCGCTCAATCTCGAAGCGGGCCAGCACGTGGTCCACGTCCAGGATTTCGGCCGCGTTGCCCATGAAGGCCGGCCGGTAGATTTTGATGCGCTCCGTCACCAGCTGGCAGTAGTCCTTGTCGGGCGTCATCATGAACACCTCGAAGCCTTCTTTCTCGGCCTTCTGCGCCAGCGTGCCAATCACGTCATCGGCCTCGTAGCCGTCCATCATCAGGATGGGGATGTGAAAGCCCTGAATGATTTTCTTGATGTAGGGCAGGGCAATGCCGATGTCTTCGGGCATGGCCTGGCGTTGGGCCTTGTACTCGGCAAACTGCTCGTGGCGGAAGGTCTTCTTGGCCGCATCAAAGCACACACCGATGTGGGTGGGCTTTTCCTTCTGCAACACCTCCACCAGCGTATTGGTGAAGCCGAGCACGGCCCCGGTGTTCATACCCTTGGAGTTGATGCGCGGGTTTTTGCTGAACGCGAAGTGCGAGCGGTAAATCAGGGCAAAGGCGTCGAGCAGGAAAAGCTTTTTGGCGGGAGCGGCGGGTTGGTCTGGCATAGGACGAAGGTACGGGCAGCGCACAAAGAAGGGTGCCGGGCGGGGCGGTTTGGCCCGTCGTTCGCGGCGTGGGCCAGGGTGGGCACGGGCGGCCGGGCGGCAGGCAGCCCGTTAGGGAGCCGCGCCTGTCACATTCGGGTCATTAGTTGGGCGCACACCGGGCCATGTACCGGCGTTGAAGTGGCTAGAAGCACCCTTATTAAAAAAAAAGTCCGTAATAAGTCAATAATAAAATGGTTTGTTTATAGTCTAAAAACAGGTGTTACGTCCTTGCGGATGCCCGGCCGGGCGCCCAGCTTTGTGGCGTTGCCACTACCGCCTTCCGCAACGCTGCCGGGCTCTACCTTGCCGCCTGCACCATTCCTTTTCCATGTTTATGCGTTCTTTCCCTTGCCGCTGCGCGGCTCTGCTGGGCCTGGCCCTGCCCTTCGCCTCCTTAGCCCAAACCGCCCCGGCGCCGGCCGATACGGCCCGCTACTATCGCCACCACCTGGGCCTGACGGCCAGCCCCGTGCTCGACGGCTTTTTTCGCAACAACCGCAGCCTGCCTCTGGGCCTGCTCTACAAGCGCCAGGTAAAGCCCGCGCAAGCCCTGCGTGCCAGGGCGGAGTTTATATATGATTTTTTCGAACAGGTGAATCCTCTTGCCGTCAAGGGACAAGGCAGCGGAGACGCGTACCGACAAACCATTTACCGTATAGAGGCCGCTTTCGGCAAAGAATACGCGGTAGTTTCTAACAAACGGTTTGCAGGGTATGTAGGGCTAGAAGCAGGCGGATTCTATGGCACTAACAAGCGGGATTTTGAGCAATACACTCAAGGCTATCAGGCCATTGACAGGAATGGCCAGCCCTATTTTACCATTGCAGTAAACCGAGGAAATTCTTCGTTCAACGATATAGGCCTTTTTGTGCAGCCACTGGCCGGGGTTCGCTACCAATTTCTCCGTCGCCTGTACGCCGAAGCGGAAGCAACCTTACCTATCCGCTGGACTCGGACTCAATTCCAATTGCAATCCCGTGTGTCGGATTTTGATACGGGAACGTTGCCGTTTGGCTCCGATATGGGTGAAGACACTTATTACCGTTTCACTGCCACTTTTCGTCCAATCAGCACGGTGCACTTAGTATTGCTTTTTTGATTCTTTTTCACTTTTCCTAATCCTCATGAAACAGTTCTACCGCTTG
This DNA window, taken from Hymenobacter sp. 5317J-9, encodes the following:
- a CDS encoding DinB family protein, with translation MIPNSIPPMDRPNQKGVVAELTNLLTKGNAHATFEEACADLTPKIWNQRVPEVPYTIWQLAEHVRIAQWDIVEFCLEPEHESPKWPEGYWPAPDATADEEQWQETLDSIRQDRQRFLHLLHAPGTNLLAPLPHGTGQTILREAFLIADHAAYHTGEIILVRRLLKAWK
- the polA gene encoding DNA polymerase I; this translates as MPDQPAAPAKKLFLLDAFALIYRSHFAFSKNPRINSKGMNTGAVLGFTNTLVEVLQKEKPTHIGVCFDAAKKTFRHEQFAEYKAQRQAMPEDIGIALPYIKKIIQGFHIPILMMDGYEADDVIGTLAQKAEKEGFEVFMMTPDKDYCQLVTERIKIYRPAFMGNAAEILDVDHVLARFEIERVEQVIDILGLQGDASDNIPGIPGIGEKTAKALIKQFGSVENLIANSDQLKGKQQENVRNFAEQGLMSKELATIHVNVPLDFEPDKLVLDAPDEATLRELFDELEFRQLAARILGGGGPERTPARVAAPGSKPTRQPRAAAGQASLFGNPGDEAVAIGAEEGETGRHGAPAGPRKRLEDVPYNYHLIDTPELRQSLLSFLLQQTEVSFDTETTGLDIMTARLVGLSFCWLPGEAYYVPVPTEDPAAVQAIVEEFCPFFDAENILKIGQNVKYDLTILRHYGVEVSGPLFDTMLAHYLIEPDMRHNMDVLAETYLHYTPVSIIELIGPKGKKQITMADVPPAQVKDYACEDADVTLQLKHVFEPMLKDLGLLGLLNDVENPLVPVLSSIEYEGVRIDSGAMNEYSAELQGYITELEGQIFREAGQEFNIGSPKQLGEVLFDKMDIGKGKIKKTKTGQYATGEEILSQLAADNPIAALILEYRQLTKLRSTYVEALPQLVNKDDGRVHTNFNQAVAATGRLSSTNPNLQNIPIRTEKGREIRKAFVPRDENHVLLAADYSQVELRIMADFSGDKTMIEAFRQGLDVHTSTASKVFKVPIEAVDAEMRRKAKTVNFGIIYGISAFGLAQRIGISRKEATDIIETYFQEFPSVKQFMDDSINRARELEYAETLLKRRRYLRDINSRNATLRGYTERNAINAPIQGTAADIIKMAMINIYHWLREEKLKTRMILQVHDELVFDAVKSEVDYITPKIKELMTTALLLPHGVPLEVEVGTGNNWLQAH
- a CDS encoding sigma 54-interacting transcriptional regulator is translated as MPDQDENLLLHLNEAIATMRDKDSLFKVVTTKLRLIFPFDLIGINVFDADLKMKRLFLRDYYGVDEAPPLPAGMEQFTPIAGSPLEKLVADPRVQQFTPEEYLADYPNYAPFNKFQKLGISHLTAVPLHIGGRLTGMMTLASRRTPHLAPADVKLLEKIGSLIAVAVANTLAFEEVARREQERTLQLNITNALLSIKQREPLFRAVAEALSRAVQFDYFGIRVQRAGRQEPFEGFAEFARTGEGPEAQLQALDPNRQHGLNQLDTATMYQQLNGLLQTPGLYAADDFRAQAQRFPLLRRVYEEYGTRAMLIVPIWQRADGVAVLILASPNPAAFQPEDLATVLALAPQIALALENLFAFEQIEELKAQVEQERTYLVDEINTSARFGADSGAFVGNGPALQLVQRRISMVAPTDTTVLISGETGTGKELVARELHNASPRHGRALIKLNCAALPAQLIESELFGHEKGAFTGAVERRIGKFELANGGSIFLDEIGELPLDLQAKLLRVLQEKEFERLGGTKVLHSDARVIAATNRVLADEVAAGRFRADLYYRLNVFPIELAPLRERREDIEPLLRHFIQRLSKRLGKPLRQVRPADLAALQAYSWPGNIRELEHVLEQAIIVSQGPFLEFAGFAAAPLVLAAGAAPAAASFAPLKTLKEQERDHILAALQRTGGRVSGAQGAALLLDINPKTLEARMKKLGIRRMVGVDA